CTGTATTCAATTCGAGATTGTTAACACCTTTTATATAGATAGAGTCTATGAAAATTTTCGGTGATATCAGTTGCTGTAAATCGCTTTCGATCTTCAGCTTGTTGTGATAAATTGTGTCTATCGATTCGTTCCCCTGCAGATGGAAATAAGTTCTTACATTTTCGTTTTGGATTAAATATAAAGATATGTCGTGGACATTTTGCACAATGAATTCGATGTTATTGCCGATTTGTTCAACCGTATTCATATTTGAAAGACTGATTTTCTGCTGCATAATCTGTGAAGTTTGATTAAACGATATTATTCCAAAGGTCGTAATAGGAATGATAACGACAAATAGCGAAAGCAGCAGTATTTTTATCTGCAAAGGAAAAAATCTCTTCTTTCTCAAAGCCATACCCCCTCATTACGCCGATTTTGTTTATATATAACGAGCAAAATAGTGTCCATATAATCAAAAAGACACCTTGCCGCCGCTGACAGCTGCAAGATGTCAAAAAGATTACTTTAAGTTTATCATATTTTATGTAATGTCACAAATAAAAAATTTGTTATACCAAAAAATTTGCGTCCCAATCATTACAAGCAGTATGCAGAACAGGCATTGCTTAAAGAGGGATTTACAAAAGTAGGGTAACAAAAAAAGCGACCAGCCCATTGTAGGACTGGCCACCTTCCTTTGAAAGTATTTGGCGATTGGCAGTTTTCAGAGCGCAAATAGTGCCTGCCAGTGTTATGCCCTTATAGGGGTTTAATCAATCCGCCGGCTCAGCCGATGGTACTTGACTTGTGTAGGTATGAAAACACCTTAATCCACTGTTACTGCCTGTGTGATTTCAATTTTCTTAATATGCGAGAGCGGGGAAATGATAGAAATCATAACTGCGGTGACAGTGATGATGGAGGAGATTATGACGAGATACCATGGCATGCCCCACGGAATACCGCAATTGCGTTTTATCAAAAGGATAAAGAATTGGCGGTGCAGCGGTATACCTGCGGCAAGGCCGATAATGAGTGCAAGTATGCCGTAAAGTGCCGACTCACAGGCAACCATCGCCGTAACCTGCCCCATAGTCATGCCGCTTGCCCGCAGCAGGCCTATTTCGCGGGTTCTCGTAATAATGCTGGTGCTCATAGTGTTTATGATGTTAAGGATTCCGATTAATGCAATTATTGTGATGAAGCCATACACAAATACGTCAACGACCAGCACAATCCTCTTTGAGACATCCTGACCTTCAGCTTGGTTGTAAACCTTAAGATTTTTATTGCCCTTGGTCAATTCCTTTAATTTGCTGAAAACGATATCGCTGTCTGCGTCCCGTTTAAGGTTAAGCGTAACAAGGCTCGGTTTATTTGAATTAATTGAGTTAAAGACCTTTTCTGTTGTATACATACCCAGAAATACCTTGTCATTAGCTGCATACATCAGAGCGTCAGGCTTAACAATGCCGCATATTTTAAGCTTGCGCGGCCCGACTTTGATAAATTGTCCGGGACGAAGGTCAGAGTTGCATGCGGAGGTTGACATATTCAAAATTAGAATTACGCCGTTTTCATTATTGAGCTGATTTGGGTCAATGCGTCCGAAAACGAGTTTTGATTTGAGATTATTAAGGTCGCTGTCACTAATGCCGATAAGCGTTGACTTGCTCGGCGGCTTTACAAACCCATTTGAATCGGCTTTTAACGAAAACGGAGAACCGTCTTTAATGCTGTCCTTGTAGTCGTCGCCCAGCAGTTTATATTCAAATGTCGCGTCAACAGATGCCATTCTTTTTGGATATATCCTATCTACGCCGTCTATCTTTCCGATGGAATCAATAAGGCCGTCTGGAATGCCTGAGCCGTCGGCAGTGATAATATACATATCGCCTAAATCGTAGTTGTGAGAGGTTCCCATTTTGAATAGTTCCGTAAGCGGGCTGAAAGACAGGATGAGCAGTATGCCAAAAGACAGCGACAGTGCTGTAACAATAAATGAACGCTTGCGGAACATAAGGCGCCTTTGGGAAACAGCCGCCTCAATCGGAAGTATTTTGGTAAGAATACCCCAGGCAGTTTTTTTCTTAATGTTGCCGCTGCGTACAACTGACGTCATCGCTTCAATTGGTGAAATCTTTCCAGCTTTTCGGGCTGGCAGCAGGGAAGAAATGAATGTTGCCAGTATTCCGACTACAGCGCCTATTACAAGCGAAATCCAAGAGATATAAATACTGCCGCTGTAAAAACTGAAATACTCCGGCATTATTGTCCTAAGGAAGAGAAGCAGCACATTTGTTGCAATTATGCCGCACAGAATACCTGGGAGCACTCCAAACAGCGAAACAAACACTGCCTCTGATTTTACAAGCGTGCGGATTTGTTTGGGAGTAGCCCCGAGCGCCCTTAACATACCGAATTGTCTGACCCGTTGGGCTACGGAGATGTTAAATACGTTGTAAATCATTATAATGGCGGCAAAGACCACGAGCAGAGCGAGAAATCCGCCGATTATATAGATTTGCTTCGCACTATCATTTTTTGACCTTCCCTCTGCGGCGAGCAGGGTGGTATGCTGCAGAATCGAGTCTTTGCTGATTTTCTGGTCTTTGACAAGGCTGTTTACAAAATCCTCTATATCAACCCCGCTTTTAACCTGCAACAGGGTATCGGATTTATCGGTTTTCATTATACGTTTAGCCTCGTTCAAAGTGATGGTGCCGGCAATATAATTACTACTCTTGTTTTTGTTGTGGTCTTTAAGGATTCCGCTGATTCTATATGTTTTTGAGGTTTTGTCCATCAGAGTGACTGTAATCGTATCGCCGACAGCAAGCTTTGAGTTGATTTTGCGGGCTGCCCATTCTTCCAGCGCAATTTCATTATCAGACTGGGGCAGCTTGCCGTTTTTTATGTGCAAATTAAGCTGATTCGCTCCGTCAGCGTCGCAGCCTGTCAGCCCCATGGATAAATCTTCATTAATTATTGCCGTTCCCGCTTCTAATGAACGTCCGGATGCGGCAACATCAATTCTTTTTGCTAACTGGCCAGCCTGCTCAGATGAGGTTTTTTTGACGACAATATGCCATATACCGTTTTCGCTCGCCTCAATAACCGTATACATCTGCATGGCGTTTAACATTGAAAAGACGGCGCAGATAAGCGCAATGGCGAGGGTTACGCCGAAAGCCAGAAGTATGCTGCGTTTTTTTTGCGCTTTCAAATAGCGCAGGGCGATACCTCTCTCATCCATCATGCCGCTCACCTGCCTTGACTTCAGTTACGACTCCGTCTTCAATGCGCAGTATGCGGTCAGCCCCCTCGGCGATTTCAGGGTTATGGGTAATTACAATAAGAGTCTGGTTAAAGCGCTGAACGCTCATGTGCAGCAGCGACAGAACCTCTTTGCTGGATTTGCTGTCAAGGTTTCCTGTCGGTTCGTCGGCAAGGATAATAGATGGTTTGGTCGCGAGGGCGCGCCCAATAGCCACCCTTTGCTGCTGGCCGCCGGACAACTGTGACGGCAGGTGTTTTCTTCTGTTGTCAAGGCCGAGCGTATTTATAAGCTCGTTGATATACTGCATATCCGGAGTGGCGTGGTCGAGCAAGATAGGCAGGGTGATATTCTCCTCGACCGTAAGGACAGGGACGAGGTTGTATGCCTGAAATACGAACCCGATTTTGCGACGCCTGAAAATCGACAGATTCTTTTCTTTCATTGAAAATAAATCGGTGCCGTCGATGGTAACGCTGCCGGACGTGGGGTAGTCGAGCCCGCCGAGCAGATGAAGAAGTGTTGATTTGCCTGAACCAGACGGCCCGATAATCGAAATAAATTCTCCCTTATTAACCGTTAAATTAGTCGGTTTGAGCGCTTCAACTTTCGTTTCGCCTTTTCCATAGACCTTGGACAGGTCGTGGGTTGCTAAAATCTGCATATGATGACCTCCTGTGTTTAGAGCCTGTCTGCCGTGCTTTTGACAAGACCCGGCGCAGGCAAGCTGCCGGCGTGAACCGGTGGTTTTCATCTTACGGCAACATTATAACAATCCATTCTTACAAATCCATAAATAAAACCGGACAAAACCTTACAGTTTTTTAATGTTGTGTAAGATGTCACCGGCGGGGTAAAACGGTAATGCGGCAGAATTGAAGCGCCTGACCAAATTAGATAACGGTTTTTGGGAAAGAAAAGGTAAATTCCGCGCCGCTTCCGTATGCGCCTCCCGCTGTGAGGGTCCCGCCCATC
This DNA window, taken from [Clostridium] cellulosi, encodes the following:
- a CDS encoding hypothetical protein (High confidence in function and specificity); translated protein: MMDERGIALRYLKAQKKRSILLAFGVTLAIALICAVFSMLNAMQMYTVIEASENGIWHIVVKKTSSEQAGQLAKRIDVAASGRSLEAGTAIINEDLSMGLTGCDADGANQLNLHIKNGKLPQSDNEIALEEWAARKINSKLAVGDTITVTLMDKTSKTYRISGILKDHNKNKSSNYIAGTITLNEAKRIMKTDKSDTLLQVKSGVDIEDFVNSLVKDQKISKDSILQHTTLLAAEGRSKNDSAKQIYIIGGFLALLVVFAAIIMIYNVFNISVAQRVRQFGMLRALGATPKQIRTLVKSEAVFVSLFGVLPGILCGIIATNVLLLFLRTIMPEYFSFYSGSIYISWISLVIGAVVGILATFISSLLPARKAGKISPIEAMTSVVRSGNIKKKTAWGILTKILPIEAAVSQRRLMFRKRSFIVTALSLSFGILLILSFSPLTELFKMGTSHNYDLGDMYIITADGSGIPDGLIDSIGKIDGVDRIYPKRMASVDATFEYKLLGDDYKDSIKDGSPFSLKADSNGFVKPPSKSTLIGISDSDLNNLKSKLVFGRIDPNQLNNENGVILILNMSTSACNSDLRPGQFIKVGPRKLKICGIVKPDALMYAANDKVFLGMYTTEKVFNSINSNKPSLVTLNLKRDADSDIVFSKLKELTKGNKNLKVYNQAEGQDVSKRIVLVVDVFVYGFITIIALIGILNIINTMSTSIITRTREIGLLRASGMTMGQVTAMVACESALYGILALIIGLAAGIPLHRQFFILLIKRNCGIPWGMPWYLVIISSIITVTAVMISIISPLSHIKKIEITQAVTVD
- a CDS encoding ABC transporter (High confidence in function and specificity); its protein translation is MQILATHDLSKVYGKGETKVEALKPTNLTVNKGEFISIIGPSGSGKSTLLHLLGGLDYPTSGSVTIDGTDLFSMKEKNLSIFRRRKIGFVFQAYNLVPVLTVEENITLPILLDHATPDMQYINELINTLGLDNRRKHLPSQLSGGQQQRVAIGRALATKPSIILADEPTGNLDSKSSKEVLSLLHMSVQRFNQTLIVITHNPEIAEGADRILRIEDGVVTEVKAGERHDG